The nucleotide window AAGGCCCTGGGGTGCGAGTCAGGCATCTCGCGCTCGAGCGTCTCGCGCATCTGCAAGGACATCGACCAGGGCGTGGGCCAGTTCCTGACCCGGCCCCTGGACCACTCCTGGTTCCCCTACCTGTTCGTGGACGCGACCTACCTCGATGTGCGCATGGGCCACCGCGTGGTCTGCCAGGCCCTGGTAGTAGCCACCGGAGTATCAGCCCTGGGCCGGCGCGAGATCCTGGGCATGGCCATCGGGGACGCCGAGACCACCGACTTTTGGACCGAGTTCCTGCGCTCCCTGCGCCAGCGGGGATTGAGGGTCGCCAGCACCGCTGATCCCCTGGGCGTGGCGCTGGTCACCAGTGACGCCCACGCGGGCCTGAAGGCCGCGATCAAGGCGATCCTGCCCGGGGCGGCCTGGCAGCGCTGCCGGGTCCACTTCGCCCGCAACGTCACCCAGCACCTGGGCTCGGCCCACTCCAAGCCTGTCAATGCGCTGATCTCCACCATCTTCGCCCAGACCAGCCCCCAGGCCGTGGCCGCCCAGTACAAGCAGGTCATCGACTCCCTGCAGTCCTGGCTGCCCGCCATCGCCCAGATGCTGATTGACGCCGAGCCCGACCTGACCGCCTTCACCGCGATGCCCCGCGAGCACTGGTAAAAGATCTGGTCCAACAACCCCATCGAGCGCCTCAACCGCGAGATCAAGCGCCGCGCCGACGTCGTCCAGGTCTTCCCCGACCGCGAGTCCGTCACCCGCCTGATCGGCGCCGTCCTCCAAGAGCAGCACGAGGAATGGCAGTACAGCGAACGCCGCTACCTATCCCAGACCTCACTCCAGCAACTCACCCACACCCTGACCCACACCACCCCCGACAACCACCCCCTGATAACCCTCACCACCTAACCCAAAAAACACCACACCAAGAGACTTGACCCTGCAGTTGGGCGTCACTTGGCGGATTGGGCGTCGCTTCGCGGAATGGACGACCCCTGCAAGGTACGTCCATTCCGCCAAACGACGCACCTGTCGCGAAGTGACGCCCAATCGCACCCGCCCCACCACATGCCCCACCAACGCCGTGGATCGCCACCGCCCTGGAGCGCCGTCGGCCCCGGCCCACCACCATCGAAGCGCCTCATCGTGCAGCCCCACATCCCGCAGAGAGCCACCGGTCAGGGCCTCCACCGGCCGACCGCGGTCACCACGTCACAGAGAAGGACGGCCTGTGCCTCCTGCTCCTGCGTTCCAGGCGCCCTGCGGGTTCTCCACCGGAGCACCGGCCGGGTGACGATGAGATCCGCGGCCGGGGCGGGCCTCGGGATCCGGGAGAGGGGACCTGGCGGATCGACTGATCAGTTCGGGCAGATCAGAGGTGCACCCAGGTCTCCAGGCGCCAGCGGGCGTCGCCCGACACGGGGCGCCAGGCCCCCGGGGCGTCGGAGCGGGCCGGGTCGATGACCCACTGCCGGGTCGAGATCGCCGGCGCCCGCACCAGGGCGGCCTCCGGCAGGCCGCGCTCCTGGGCCCGCTGGGAGGCGTCCAGGTCCAGGACGCTGACCACCAGCACATCGGGCAGGCCCGCGGCCAGCGCCTGGTCGTAGACATCCGCGCCACCGATCACCCACAGGCGCGGGAGCCCGGCGGCCTGCCCCGTGCGGGGGTCATCGCCCAGCTCCAGGGCCAGCCCGCCAGCCGCGATGGACAGACCCTGGCGCAGGCTGGAGGCGCGCAGCGCCCCGGGGGCCCGCCAATGGGGGTTGCGGGTGAGGACCACATTGCGCCGCCCGGGCAGGGCCCCGCCCAGGGACTCCCAGGTGGTGCGGCCCATGACCAGGCCGCAGCCCATCGTCGTGGCCTTGAAGTGCTGGAAGTCCGCCGGAACGCGCCACAGCATGCCGCCATCGGCCCCCAGGACGCCGGTGACATCCTGGGCCCAGATCATGCCCAGGCCCCCAGCGGGGCTCCTCTGCGTGCTCGGTGTCATGGGGCTGGCGCCTCTCTGCCTCGTGCTGCCAGGTCTGGTTGCGCCCGGTGCTGTGCGGTGGCGGCCGCGTGGCCGCCGGCCTAGACGGCCACCGGGGCCTTGATCGCCGGATGGTGCCTGTAGCCCTGGGAGGCGTCGATGCCCTCCATGGTGTACTCCCCGATGGAGGCGGCGCGCTCCAGGCGCAGGGTGGGGAAGGGGTGGGCCCGGGGCACGCGGGAGAGCTGGGTGCGGACCTGGTCGACATGATTGTCGTAGATGTGGCAGTCCCCGCCGGTCCAGATGAGCTCGCCCGCCTTCAGACCCGCCTGCTGGGCCAGCATATGGGTGAGCAGGGCGTAGGAGGCGATGTTGAAGGGCACCCCCAGGAAGAGGTCCGCGCTGCGCTGGTAGACCTGCAGGCTCAGGCGCCCCTGGGCCACATAGCACTGGAAGAAGGCGTGGCAGGGGGCCAGGGCCATCTGGTCGAGGTCGGAGACGTTCCAGGCCGAGACCAGCATCCGTCGCGAGTCGGGATCGGTGCGCAGGGTCGTCAGGAGGGTCGTGATCTGGTCGATGGCTCCACCCTCGCGCGTGGGCCACGAGCGCCACTGGGAGCCGTAGACGGGGCCCAGCTCGCCGGCGTCGTCGGCCCACTCATCCCAGATGGTGATGCCCCGATCCTGGAGCCAGCGCACATTCGTGGCCCCCTGGAGGAACCACAGCAGCTCCCCCTTGACGGCCTTCATCGCCACGAACTTGGTGGTCACCCGGGGGAAGCCGGCGGACAGGTCGTAGCGCAGCTGGCGGGCGAACAGGGATCGGGTCCCCGTGCCGGTGCGGTCGGCCTTGGGCGTGCCCTGCGCCAGGACTTCGGCCACGAGGTTCTCGTAGGCGACGTCGACCCCCCGGGGGGCATGCAGGCCCATCGCCTCCAGGGCCGGGTAAGCGGTGCTCATACCTCAATGACCTCGGCCGGGTCGATGAGGGCTGCGGGGCCCAGCGCTGCCTGAGTGCCCTCGATGACGTGATTGGCCAGGGCGCGCCCACCGGTCCAGCCGATGGCCGCGCCGATGCCGAAGGGCAGCAGGCGCCCCAGTGCCAGGGCGCCGCCCTTGGCCGCCGTCTTCTTGACCATGCGCTTGGCCAACTGGGTGTTGACCGAGCGCACCGTGGGCAGCGGCATCTGGGCGAGCATCTGGGCGGCCCAGAACAGGGAGGTCAGGCCCAACTGGCCCTGGACCGCCTCGGCCCCCTCGCGGCCCAGCAGCGCCGAGAGCACCAGGGCCCGACGGCGCTCGACGTCGACCACCCGCAGCCCGTGGAGCTCGGCCACGGTGAGCACGTAGGTCACGGCCGAGGCCACGAAGACGGCGGTCTGCCCCACCGTCAGGGCGGCTGCGGTGCCCGTGCCCACCGACGGCAGCGCCGCGGAGGCCCCCACCGCGCCGGAGGAGATCCCGGCCTCCCGGCGGAAGCGCGCGGCCGCCATCTCCACCAGCTCGGCGTTGTCGGCGCCCGGCCGGTCCCGGCGCATACGGGCCACGCGCTCGGTGATGCGGGCGGCGGGGATGTCGATGGCCTTATTGATCGCCCTTTCCAGGGCGGTGGGCCTGCCGGCTGAGGTGGACAAGGGTGCCTCCTGGGGTGAGATGGCGGGGATGGTGCCCGGTCGTGGTGGTCGAGGCGTCGCGGACTGCGCGCTCGTCCGCGCCTAGTCCTCGTCGGGGTCGACGATCTCCAGGGTGATGGCCGCGCCCTTCTCCAGGGTATGGCCCACGGTGCAGGAGCGATCGATCGCGCCCTCGACCCGCTCGGCCAGCACGGAGCGCTTGGACTCATCCAGGCCCGACAGGTCGGTGACGATCTCGACCTGGAAGGACTCGTAGCGCTCCTCCGCCTCGTTCTTGACCGTGGAGCAGCCCACGGTGGCGGCGAAGCCCTCGCCCAGGGCCTTGGCCAGGCGGTGGTCGGCCGACAGGGTGTTGCAGGTGGCCAGGGCGATCTTGAGCAGCTCACCGGGGGAGAACTCGCCGGGGCCCATGCCCACGCGCACTTCGGCGCCGTTGGCGTTGTGGCCGACGTACTGGCGGGTTCCCACGCGCTCGGCCCACACGGCGCCGGGGGCGGAGGACTGGGGGGTGGTGCTGGATTCAGTCATGCGGCGATCGTGCCATACGCGCGGGTTCATCCCCGCCCTCGAGGCCCCGGTGCGCGCCGGGCGAACCGGGAATAGAGGCGGGGTTCGGGCCCCGCCATGGGCGGCGCCCGGGGTGCGGGCACGGCGCACCCCGGGCGCTCACTGGCCGTGGTCGCCGGCCTCGCCGGCCACAGTGGCCGGCGGTCTCAGTGGCCGGCGAGCCAGGCGGCGGCCCGCTGCTCCTCATCGGCGACGACGCGGTCCACGCGGCTCATGGCCTTGTCCTCGATGGTCTTGCCCACCAGCGGCACGGTGACGTTGAGGTCGAGGTCCACGGTGACGACGGTGGCCTCCTGGGCGGGGGCCATGGTGGCGGTGGCGCTGGCGCGCACCGGGGCGCCCTTGACATCGATGTCGTAGGAGCCGGTGCGCGATCCGTCCGCGGCGGCCTCGCCCCAGGACTCGGTGACGGTGAAGGTCACTCCCGAGCGCACCAGCTTGGCCGCGGCAGCGGGCAGGCGGGAGGCGTCCACGTGGCCGGCGATGGTGGCGGCGAAGCCCTGCCCGCGCTGGGCGACGTCGATCGCGGCGTCCTGGAGGCCCACGCGGGCCGCGCGCTCCTTGTGGTAGTCGGGGTCGGCCAGCATGGCGCTGGTGCGGGCGGGATCGGCGGGGTAGGTGATGGTGATGGTCTTCCTCATGGCGCGATCCTGCCATGAGCACCGCCGGCTCACGAACTGCAGAGCGCGGTGCAAATCCAGACAATTGCCAGGATCTGAACCGGATGCGGCCGGTGGGTCCGGTGTGCCTCGTGTGCTCAATGGGACGGCGCGGCCCGCTCCCGATACCCTGGTCGGGTGCCCATCTCACTGCCGCGCTCCCTGCGGGACTCCACCGACCTGTCCGATACCGACCTGGACTGGATCCACCAGCTGATGGCCGACTGGCAGGTGGTGGCGGACCTGTCCACCTCCGACCTGGTGCTGTGGGTCCAGACCGGTGATGGGCGCTTCGTGGCCGCCGGGCACACCCGGCCCTCCAGCGGCACCACCGTCCACCTGGAGGACGTCATCGGCAGGCGCATGCCGCTCTCGCGCGAGGCCATGGCCACCGAGGCCCTCCTGCACGCCCAGATCAGGGAGGCCCTCGAGCCCTACTGGACGGGCACCTCCGCCGTCCACGAGACCTATGTGCCCGTCGTGCGCCAGGGGCGAGCCATCGCCGTGGTCACCAAGGAGACCTCCGTGGGCGTCATCCGCGGGGGGCGCATCGTCGAGCGCGAGATGGACGAGCTGGCCGATGCCCTGTGCCGCATGATCGCCGAGGGCTGCTTCCCGATCTCGGGGGCGGGCACCACCATCCGCCACGGCACGCCCCGTGTGGCCGACGGCTTCCTGCGCCTGGACGCCGACGGCAAGGTCCTGTTCGTCAGCCCCAACGGGCGCTCCTGCTTCCACCGCCTGGGCCTGGAGGGGGAGCTCGACGGCCTCGTGCTGGCCGAGGCCGTCACCTCGATCATCCCCCCGCGCACGCCCGTGGATGAGGCCCTGGCGGTGGTGCTCATGGGCCGTCAGGCATGGCTCACCGAGGTCGAGGCCAGCGGGGTGTTCCTCACCGTGCGCTCCATCCCCCTGACCCTGGAGGGGCGGCGGGCCGGGGCGATCCTGCTGGTGCGCGACGTCACCGAGGTGCGCCGCCGCGAGCAGGTCCTGCTCAACAAGGACGCCACCATCCGCGAGGTCCACCACCGGGTGAAGAACAACCTGCAGACCGTCTCGGCCCTGCTGCGCATGCAGGCCCGCCGCGCCTCCAATGAGGAGACCCGCCACGCCCTGGCCGAGGCCGAGCGCCGCGTGACCACCATCGCCACCGTCCATGACGCTCTGAGCCACAATGTTGATGAGCGGGTGGATTTCGATGAGGTCTTCTCCTCCGTCCTGCGCATGGCGGCCATGGTGGCCACCCCCAACGGGGAGGTGCGCACCCGCCTGGAGGGCTCCTTCGGCGTGGTCGATGCCGATATCGCCCAGGCCCTGGCCACGGTCCTGGCCGAGCTGGTGACCAACGCCGTCGAGCACGGCATGGAGGGCATGGACGGACGCGAGGGCCAGGTGGTGGTGCGGGCCGAGCGCAACGGCGACGCCGTGGAGGTCCATGTGCTGGACAACGGCAAGGGCATCGTCCCGGGCAGTCTCAGGTCAGGGCTGGGAACCCGGATCGTCACCACCCTGGTGCGCGGCGAGCTGCGCGGCACCATCGACTGGCAGCCGGGCCCTCACGGGCAGGGCACCGATGTGGTCCTCCACGCCCACCTGGGCCAGGAGCGCTGAGCGGGGCCGCCCTCGAGGGCCCTGTGCGTCGTCGGGTGCCCCCGCGGTGCTGGGGGCGGGGGCTGCGGCGGGGCGGTCGGGTGGCGTCGGATCAGGAGGAGCGGCGGGCCCGGGCGGCCCTGCGCTTGAGGGAGCGGCGCTCGTCCTCGCTCATGCCGCCCCACACGCCTGCGTCCTGGCCGTTCTCCAGGGCCCACTTCAGGCAGGTGTCCACCACCTCGCAGCGCGAGCAGACCTCCTTGGCCTGTGCGATCTGGGCGATGGCCGGACCGGTGTTGCCGACGGGGAAGAAGAGCTCGGGGTCCACGGTGAGGCATGCTGCCTGACTGCGCCAGTCCATGAGGGCTCCCTTCAAGGTTCTCCATCGCGGTAGGGCACGCGCCTCATGCGCAGGGGCGGCCCGCCGCTTCCGCGAACTACCTTCACACGCGCGCGGGCGGCGGGCAAGAGTCCGGGGGTGAGACCTGCGCCGTGACCCTGTCGTCATGCTCACAGGGCTTTTTCAGAAGGGCGGTGCGGGCCAGTGCGGGCCGGCCCGTGCAGGGGCATCAGGGCAGCGGAGCGGGGTCGGGCGCCACGACCTGGATGGGCATGCAGGATCCGCGGTGGACCAGGGCCCCGCGCCCCGGCAGCGTCAGGGCCTGGGGGTCGATCACCGCGCGCAGCCCCATCCCGGCGACCTGGGCGGCCGGCCCCAGGCCGGGCCACAGCACCACCACGGCGCCCCGCTCGCGCAGCAGGGCCAGTGCACCCCGGTAGGTCGCCGCGGCCCGCTCCGTCGTGGCACTGGCCAGGACCGTGGCGCCCCGGTCCAGGGCGGCCTCCACGGCGGCCTGGACGCCGGGGTCACGGCGGTCCAGGTCGTCGACGACGAGCAGCGCGCCCTGCCCGGCCTCCTGCAGGGCCGCCTGCACTTCCTGCCCGCCGCGCGACGGGGCCGGGCCGGGCCCCGCGCTGGTCCCGTTCTCCGCCGGCACCCGGCCCCCGGGCGCCGGCGCGAGCCCTCGGCGTGGCCCGATCGCCTCGATTCGGCTCGCCCGAGTGCCGATCACCACCGCGCTGAGCGCCTCGGGCCGGCCGAGCTCCACCAGGGCGCGCCTGAGGGTCTCCAGGGCGGTGGAGCGCCCGGAGCCCGGCGGCCCCACCACCAGGACGCTCAGACCCGGCTCCAGGATGAGCGGCCCGGCCTCGTCACCGCCCACGGCCCAGGCCCCGGGCGGGGCGCCGCCAGCCCCCAGCCTGCGCGGCAGGGGCCTGAGGCGCATGGGCCCCGGCCCGCGCCCGCCGGCCTGCCCACCCCGCCCCTGCACCGTCGACCCGGGCGGAGGCACATGGGCGGGGTCGGGCCACGGCGGGGGCAGGACCACCTGGCAGGCGGTGGCCGATCCCGCCCGGAGGATGGCGCCGCGGCCCGCGCCGGCGCCGGTGACCGTGCCGTGGGGCAGCCCCGCCAGTGAGGCCTGCGCCGTCGTGCAGGCCCCCAGCACCAGGCGCAGCCCGATGGAGCCGGCCCAGCGGGTACTGGCGGCGGCCAGGGGCGCGCTGAGCACCAGGCGGGTGCCGGTGGCGCCGGCGGTGCGCAGCACGGACTCCAGCAGGGCGTGCCCCTGCCCAGGACCGAGGGCCTGGTCGACCGCCGGGAGGAGGGCTTCGACGTCGTCGAGGCACAGCAGGCTGCCGCACAGGGCCCCGCTGGCCGCCAGGGACCACAGCCGGGCCAGGCGCCGCGGATCCTCGGGCCCCACCACGGTGCCCACCGGATCGGTCCCCGGCGCGCCTGCCGGATCCTCCGCCCGGGCTCTTGGATCCGTGCCCTCATCGCCGGCCCCGGGCATCGCGGTGCGCAGCGGGCCCGCCGCCGGCCCGCACACGTGCACCCCCACCCCGATGCCGGCGGCCTGCGCCGCGATGGAGGCCAGGGCGGTGCTGCGCCCCGAGCCCGGGGCGCCCAGGACCAGCAGGGGAGCATCGAGGCTCCAGCGCCACAGCCCCAGGCGCTGCTCCTCGGGCAGGTCGGTCAGGGCCACCACGACCCCCTGGGCCGGGAGGAGACGGTCATGAGCCGCGCCCGGCCCAGCGGCCTGGGGGTCGAGGGACTCACCGCCCCGGTCATGGCTGTGCCCGCCGCACTGCCCGCCGCACCGCTCACCGCCTCCGGCGTCGGCCCCGGGAGCCACGGGCCCTGCGGATGAGCCCGGGTGCAGGGCCGTGCCCGGACCGCCTGAGGCCTCCACCATCGCCTGGGCCCGGTCGGCCTCCACCCGCTCCGGCAGCGGAGGCGCCCAGGGCCGCCACGGCTCCGGGCCGCCCGCCGCGGCCTCGGCGATCCGGTCCACCAGGGCGGCCAGCCGCTCCGGCGGGCCGCACCAGGGAGCCTGGAGCACGCCCGGGACCGGCCGGCCCCCGCCCCCCAGTGCCTCAGCCCACGGCGACCAGCGCTCCGCCTCCGACCCCGCCGGCCGCCCCGACAGCCCCTCCGCCGGCCGCCTGGACGCGCCGGGTGCCTGCGCGCCCTCGACCAGGACCCGCCCCGCATGCGGGGGCAGCCGGGCGGCGCCGTCGTGCCCCAGCACATCGCGCGAGTCGCCCGCATCCAGGACCCTCAGGCACACTCGCAGGGGCGTGTTGGCCCGCACCGCGGGGGAGACCGCCCCCTGGGGCCGCTGCGTGGACAGGATGAGGTGGATGCCCAGGCTGCGGCCCTGCGCGGCCACGCGCACCAGGGAGCCGAGAACCTCCGCGTGCTCCGCGGCCATCGCCGCGAACTCATCGACCGCCACCACCAGGCGCGGCACCACCACCTGCGCCGGCAGGCCCGCGATGTCCTTGACACCGTGACGGGCCAGGAGCCGCTCACGACGGCGCACCTCGGCCTCCAGCGAGCTCAGGGCGCGCCGGGTGCCGGCGGGATCGAGATCTGTCAGCACACCGGCGGTGTGGGGCAGGCGCTCCAGAGCACCGAAGGCGGCGCCGCCCTTGTAGTCCACCAGGACCAGGGTCAGCCGGCTGGGCGGAGTGCCCAGGGCCAGCTGGAGCAGCCAGGCCACCAGCAGCTCGGACTTGCCCGAGCCGGTGGTGCCCGCCAGCAGGGCGTGGGGGCCGTGCCTCACCAGATCCGCACGGACCGGGCCGTGGGCCCCCACCCCCAGGACGGCCTCCAACCGCGCCGCGCTGCCCGCTTCGGCTCCACTCGGACCTGCGGCGCCCTGCCCGCCCCTGCCGGGCCCGGCGCCGCTCGCCTGACCACCGGTCCGGGAGGGGCCGCTCGACGGCGAGTGCCCGGAGGCCGACCAGCGCTCGGCCAGCTCCCCGCTGTCGAGCGCCTCCAGCTCCTCGACCACCTGGCTCAGGAGCACCTCCCGGGGCACGCGCCCCGCCCCACCGGTCCCGCCCGCGGACTCGTCGGTGAGGCCCTGGAGGCGGCAGACGGCCCGCCACCACACCGGAGTGCAGGAGGGGGCCTCCACGGGTGCGCGCAGCACGCTCAGCGCCGTTGCCGGCACCCGGTCGCCATGGCATACCAGCAGGCTCGCCGAGCACTCCCGCGATGGCGGCCCCCAGAGGAGCTCCACCCCGCCCGGCCTCAGGCGGATGCGGGCACAGGCCCGCGCCAGGACCTGGGCGCACCACCAGGCCATCGTGTCGTGGGCCGCCGGGCCGCTGAGCGCCAGGCAGTCCCCATCGCGCAGCGAGAGGACCCGACGGCGCCCGGCCCCGTCGGTCCACGCCCGCAGCGCGTCCTGGGGCCCCTGGGAGCCCCTGCCCCGGGAGGCGCCGGAGCCGGAGGCCTCCTCCTCAGGGCCCCCGGTCATCCCCTCGACCCGCCGGCCGTCAGTCACGACCAGGCAGGGGGCGCGGGCGGCCAGGGCCAGGAGCATGGTGGGCGGGTCGGGCCTGCCCGAGCGCCAGCCCGGCCGGCCAAGCCCCTGGCGCCGGGCCCGCCGGGCCTCGCGCCCCTGCCCGCCGGCAGAGCCCCTGGCCTGGAGCAGGGGGATGAGGCGCATGAGGGCCATGAGCACCATGGGGGCCAGCATCACCAGGCCCATCGCGCCCCGGCTGCCCGTGCGCATGGCGACAATCCCCAGGACCACCATGACCGCCACGCACAGCAGGCTCGCCGTGAGCATCCAGGCGGCCGACTGCGGAGCGGGCGGCGCGGGGACCGCCAGATCCAGGGGCCGACGGCGCAGCTCCACCAGGGTCCCGCCCATCCGCAGTTGGGCGCCCTCACCCAGCCGTGCCTCCCCGCGCAGCCTCAGCCACAGCGGCCCCACCCGTCTGCGGGTGCCGTTGGCCGAGCCGGCGTCGCGCACCAGCAGCCACCGGTCGCGCTCGCGGGTGCGCAGGTGGCGGCGCGAGATGAGGGGATCGGTGAGCACCCCATCGCGCCCGATGCCTCGGGCGCCCCCTGCAGGCAGCACCAGGCCGGCGTCGGGCCCCTCCAGGACCGCCAGATGCCAGCGCGAGGCCAGGGCGGCGCCAGCGGCCTGCGCGGCCAGCTCCGCCTGGGCCGCCCGCTCGGACTGCTCGGCCTGCTCGGCTGCTCGGCCCGGCCCGGCCGCCTGCCGGTGGGCAGGGGCGGCCGAGGCGCCGGCAGCCCTGCCCCACAGGAGGCGCGGAAGTCGCAGGAGACGGCCTTCACCGGTGGCGCGCTCCCGGGGGCCTGGGAGGAGTGCGATGCTCATGGGCCGAGGGTGGCCCCGGCGCTCGCGGCTGTCCTCCTCAGGCGCCGGCCCTGTGGACAGCGCACCGCTGTGACGGGTTATCCACCGCTGCTGCCTCCGGACCTCGCGCATGATGGCGCGAACACCGGCCGCGGAGGTCGCGGAGGCCGTGGAGGACACGGAGGCGAGGCGGCGGTGGTCGGGCTGGGCGACGAGGCGCCGGGACGCCCGCGGTGCCGCCGGCCGGGCCGCCGGCCGGCTGTGCGCGGGCCGCGGATCGCCCGGCCACATGCGCCCCGCCCCACAGCTGCTTGAGCGGGACGCTGGGCCGGGTAGGGGATGATGTGCCCCATGCACACCGCCAGTCCTCATGAGACCGCCCCCGGGGCGCCCGCGGCTCCTTCGAGATCAGGGGGGGCTGGGGGGCTATCCGCCATCCCCGCCGACCGGCGCGCCCGGTGGAACGAGCTGGTCCTGAGCATCGAGGGCGCCCGCGACGCCTACTACAACGCCCTCGACGCCCAGAGCCCCATGTCCGACGCCGAGTACGACCGCCTCTACCGCGAGCTGGAGGAGCTGGAGTCCGTCTACCCGGCCCTGGCCGCGGCGGGCTCGCCCACCCAGAGCGTGGGCGGGCGGGCCACCACCGACTTCGCCCCCGCCCCGCATCATGAGCGCATGTACTCCCTCCAGGATGTCTTCTCCATCGAGGAGGTCCAGGAATGGGCGGCGCGCATGGTTGCCGAGACCGGCATCCCCGACGAGGATCTGGCCATGACCGCTGAGGTCAAGATCGACGGCCTGGCGGTGGCCCTGACCTATGAGGACGGCGTCCTCACGCGGGCAGCGACCCGTGGGGACGGCACCACGGGCGAGGATGTCACCGGCAATGTGCGCACCATCGCCGATGTTCCCCGCGTCCTGTCGGGGACCGGCCACCCCCGCCTGCTCGAGGTCCGCGGGGAGGTCTACTTCCCGGTCAAGGGGTTCGAGGCCTTCAACGAGGCCCGGCGCAGCCAGAACGTCGAGCGCGAGGCCAGTGGGGCCCCCCTCCTCCAGGTCTTCGCCAATCCCCGCAATGCCGCCGCCGGCTCCCTGCGCCAGAAGAACCCGGCCATCACGGCCTCCAGGCCCCTGTCGATGATCGCCCATGGGGTGGGGGCGGTCATCCTCCACGACGGCCAGGGGCCTGTCGCCCAGCAGCACGAGTGGTATGAGCGCCTCCAGGCCTGGGGCCTTCCGGTCTCCCCGTACAACGCCGTCGTGCGGGGCCGCGCCGGGCGCGAGGCCTACATCGAGCGCTACGCCGCACACCGCCACGACCTGCTCCACGAGATCGACGGCATCGTCTTCAAGATCGATGACCGTGCCGTGCAGCGGGCGCTGGGCGCCACCTCCCGCGTGCCCCGCTGGGCGGCGGCCTACAAGTACCCGCCCGAGGAGGTGCGCACCCGCCTGCTGGACATCGACGTCCAGGTGGGGCGCACCGGCCGCGTCACCCCCTTCGGCATCATGGAGCCCGTTCTGGTGGCGGGCTCCCGGGTGGCCCGGGCCACCCTCCACAACGCCACCGAGGTGGTCCGCAAGGGCGTGCTCATCGGGGACACCGTCATCGTGCGCAAGGCCGGTGATGTCATCCCCGAGATCCTGGGGCCGGTGCCCGAGTCGAGGGACGGCTCGGAGCGGGGCTTCGTCATGCCCGAGCACTGCCCCTCCTGCGGCACCCGCCTGGCCCCGGCCAAGGACGGCGACGTCGATGTGCGCTGCCCCAACACGCGCTCCTGCCCCGCGCAGGTGACCGAGCGCATCGCCCATATCGGCGCGCGCGGGGCTCTGGACATCGAGGGCCTGGGTGATGAGGCCGCCAGCGCCCTGACCCGGCCCGACGCCGGGCGCACGGAGGCCCTGGCCGCCCTGGCCGCGGGCCACAGCCTGGAGACCGAGCGCGGCAGCATCTCCATCCCGGCGCAGGAGCTGGAGGC belongs to Actinomyces capricornis and includes:
- a CDS encoding dihydrofolate reductase, producing the protein MTPSTQRSPAGGLGMIWAQDVTGVLGADGGMLWRVPADFQHFKATTMGCGLVMGRTTWESLGGALPGRRNVVLTRNPHWRAPGALRASSLRQGLSIAAGGLALELGDDPRTGQAAGLPRLWVIGGADVYDQALAAGLPDVLVVSVLDLDASQRAQERGLPEAALVRAPAISTRQWVIDPARSDAPGAWRPVSGDARWRLETWVHL
- a CDS encoding thymidylate synthase produces the protein MSTAYPALEAMGLHAPRGVDVAYENLVAEVLAQGTPKADRTGTGTRSLFARQLRYDLSAGFPRVTTKFVAMKAVKGELLWFLQGATNVRWLQDRGITIWDEWADDAGELGPVYGSQWRSWPTREGGAIDQITTLLTTLRTDPDSRRMLVSAWNVSDLDQMALAPCHAFFQCYVAQGRLSLQVYQRSADLFLGVPFNIASYALLTHMLAQQAGLKAGELIWTGGDCHIYDNHVDQVRTQLSRVPRAHPFPTLRLERAASIGEYTMEGIDASQGYRHHPAIKAPVAV
- a CDS encoding OsmC family protein — translated: MTESSTTPQSSAPGAVWAERVGTRQYVGHNANGAEVRVGMGPGEFSPGELLKIALATCNTLSADHRLAKALGEGFAATVGCSTVKNEAEERYESFQVEIVTDLSGLDESKRSVLAERVEGAIDRSCTVGHTLEKGAAITLEIVDPDED
- a CDS encoding DUF2505 domain-containing protein; amino-acid sequence: MRKTITITYPADPARTSAMLADPDYHKERAARVGLQDAAIDVAQRGQGFAATIAGHVDASRLPAAAAKLVRSGVTFTVTESWGEAAADGSRTGSYDIDVKGAPVRASATATMAPAQEATVVTVDLDLNVTVPLVGKTIEDKAMSRVDRVVADEEQRAAAWLAGH
- a CDS encoding sensor histidine kinase, translating into MPISLPRSLRDSTDLSDTDLDWIHQLMADWQVVADLSTSDLVLWVQTGDGRFVAAGHTRPSSGTTVHLEDVIGRRMPLSREAMATEALLHAQIREALEPYWTGTSAVHETYVPVVRQGRAIAVVTKETSVGVIRGGRIVEREMDELADALCRMIAEGCFPISGAGTTIRHGTPRVADGFLRLDADGKVLFVSPNGRSCFHRLGLEGELDGLVLAEAVTSIIPPRTPVDEALAVVLMGRQAWLTEVEASGVFLTVRSIPLTLEGRRAGAILLVRDVTEVRRREQVLLNKDATIREVHHRVKNNLQTVSALLRMQARRASNEETRHALAEAERRVTTIATVHDALSHNVDERVDFDEVFSSVLRMAAMVATPNGEVRTRLEGSFGVVDADIAQALATVLAELVTNAVEHGMEGMDGREGQVVVRAERNGDAVEVHVLDNGKGIVPGSLRSGLGTRIVTTLVRGELRGTIDWQPGPHGQGTDVVLHAHLGQER
- a CDS encoding WhiB family transcriptional regulator, whose amino-acid sequence is MDWRSQAACLTVDPELFFPVGNTGPAIAQIAQAKEVCSRCEVVDTCLKWALENGQDAGVWGGMSEDERRSLKRRAARARRSS